One part of the Mycolicibacterium aromaticivorans JS19b1 = JCM 16368 genome encodes these proteins:
- a CDS encoding TetR/AcrR family transcriptional regulator gives MVVEGRTYGGLSSLQRSQERRARLLDAARDLIAEMGIAPLTVDLVCQRARLSKRYFYAEFSTKDDLLDACAEDLYSRLKAAMEVVLATVPKPERAHGVLRIVVQTLVASAADARLYMESPGFPRLRHLQQREISAFTERIAAEAMPFEGPPKPSVDRLLATRTMVTAATELIAAWLHGDIDTDEHTLVATLTATTLGAAGAV, from the coding sequence ATGGTTGTCGAAGGACGCACCTACGGCGGGCTCAGTTCACTGCAGCGCTCGCAGGAGCGCCGTGCCCGGCTACTCGACGCCGCGCGCGACCTGATCGCCGAGATGGGCATCGCGCCGCTGACCGTCGACCTGGTGTGCCAGCGGGCGAGACTGAGCAAGCGCTATTTCTATGCCGAATTCAGCACGAAGGACGATCTACTGGACGCCTGTGCCGAAGACCTGTACAGCAGGCTCAAGGCTGCGATGGAGGTGGTGCTGGCCACCGTTCCCAAGCCCGAGCGCGCCCACGGTGTGCTGCGCATCGTGGTGCAGACATTGGTGGCCAGCGCAGCCGACGCGCGCCTCTACATGGAGTCGCCTGGATTCCCGCGGCTACGTCATCTCCAGCAACGGGAGATCAGTGCGTTCACCGAACGCATCGCCGCCGAAGCAATGCCGTTCGAGGGACCGCCGAAGCCGTCGGTGGACCGCCTGCTTGCGACCAGGACGATGGTCACCGCCGCCACGGAGCTCATCGCCGCCTGGTTGCACGGCGACATCGACACCGACGAACACACCCTCGTCGCCACGCTGACCGCCACCACGCTCGGAGCGGCCGGGGCGGTCTGA
- a CDS encoding cytochrome P450 → MTTRIMDEAARVLANPQAYTDEAGLHGALAHLRAHAPVSWVDVEGYRPFWAITKHADIMDIERQNDLFTNDPRPILVVQDLDDKLRADREAGAGLSTLIHIDDPHHRDLRKIGADWFRPKAMRALKARCDELAKMYVGQMVERGPELDFAQEIAVNFPLYVILTLLGLPESDFPRMLKLTQELFGGDDSEFQRAEDKDAMIAVLLDFFGYFSALTASRREHPTEDLTSAIANATINGEPLSDMDTASYYVIVASAGHDTTSAGIAGGLLELIRNPGELQRLQNDPSLMGTAVEEMIRCIVPVKEFMRTAQADTEVRGVPIAKGEAVLLSYVSANRDEEVFADPMRFDVGRDPNKHLSFGYGVHFCLGAALARMEMNSFFTELVPRIKSIELAGEPELMATTFVGGVKHLPIRYSLR, encoded by the coding sequence ATGACGACCCGGATCATGGATGAAGCGGCGCGCGTCCTGGCCAACCCACAGGCCTATACCGACGAGGCGGGGCTCCACGGCGCACTCGCGCACCTGCGCGCGCACGCCCCCGTGTCGTGGGTGGACGTCGAGGGATACCGGCCGTTCTGGGCGATCACCAAGCACGCCGACATCATGGACATCGAGCGCCAGAACGACCTGTTCACCAACGACCCCCGTCCGATCCTGGTGGTGCAGGACCTCGACGACAAACTGCGCGCCGACCGGGAAGCCGGGGCAGGCCTGAGCACGCTGATCCACATCGACGACCCGCATCACCGCGACTTGCGCAAGATCGGTGCCGACTGGTTCCGGCCAAAAGCCATGCGCGCGTTGAAGGCCCGCTGTGACGAGCTGGCCAAGATGTACGTCGGCCAGATGGTGGAGCGTGGACCGGAGCTCGACTTCGCCCAAGAGATCGCGGTCAACTTTCCGCTGTACGTCATTCTGACGCTGCTCGGCCTTCCGGAGTCGGACTTTCCCCGCATGCTCAAGCTCACTCAGGAGCTGTTCGGCGGCGATGACAGCGAGTTCCAACGCGCTGAGGACAAAGACGCGATGATCGCGGTGCTGTTGGACTTCTTCGGGTACTTCTCGGCGCTGACCGCTTCCCGCCGCGAGCATCCCACTGAGGACCTGACGTCGGCGATCGCGAACGCCACGATCAATGGAGAACCGTTGTCCGACATGGACACCGCCTCCTACTACGTCATCGTCGCCAGCGCCGGCCACGACACCACCAGCGCCGGAATCGCCGGCGGGCTACTGGAACTCATCCGCAACCCGGGTGAGCTCCAGCGGTTGCAGAACGATCCGTCCCTGATGGGCACCGCGGTCGAGGAGATGATCCGCTGCATCGTTCCGGTCAAGGAGTTCATGCGCACCGCCCAGGCCGACACCGAGGTCCGCGGTGTCCCCATCGCCAAGGGCGAAGCCGTACTGCTGTCCTATGTCTCGGCCAACCGCGACGAAGAAGTCTTCGCCGACCCGATGCGCTTCGACGTCGGCCGCGACCCCAACAAGCACCTGTCCTTCGGCTACGGCGTGCACTTCTGCCTGGGCGCAGCGCTGGCCCGCATGGAGATGAACAGCTTCTTCACCGAACTCGTCCCGCGTATCAAGTCCATCGAACTCGCGGGCGAACCCGAACTCATGGCCACCACCTTCGTCGGCGGTGTCAAGCACTTGCCGATCCGATACTCCTTGCGGTGA